One segment of Radiobacillus kanasensis DNA contains the following:
- a CDS encoding basic amino acid ABC transporter substrate-binding protein: MKNKWKLYLGFILLISMLILAACGSSEEANSETNGEGSSGEAEKKLVLQVGTDAAFAPFEYMDKGEIVGFDVDLLAAVMEEAGYEYELKNVGWDPLFASLQGKDLDIGVAGITINAERKQTFDFSLPYFESTHMIVFNAGDDISSAKDLKELKIGVQNGTTGQTAAEKVVGENADNMLKYETTAVAFMALANGDVDAVVTDNVVANEYVKNNPDANVETITDKENFEAEFYGWMFPKDSKIKADLDEALTAVIENGKYQEIYKEWFGVEADTDALLEAATD; the protein is encoded by the coding sequence ATGAAAAACAAATGGAAATTATACTTAGGTTTTATTCTACTAATCAGCATGCTTATACTTGCAGCTTGTGGAAGCTCAGAAGAAGCTAATTCCGAAACAAATGGAGAAGGATCTTCAGGTGAAGCAGAGAAAAAACTAGTACTTCAAGTAGGAACGGATGCAGCATTTGCTCCTTTCGAATATATGGATAAAGGGGAAATAGTAGGATTTGATGTAGACCTTTTAGCTGCCGTGATGGAAGAGGCTGGCTATGAATATGAATTGAAAAATGTTGGATGGGATCCGCTTTTTGCTTCCCTTCAAGGAAAGGACTTGGATATCGGAGTTGCAGGTATTACTATTAATGCCGAGCGTAAACAAACATTCGATTTTTCACTACCATACTTTGAGTCCACTCATATGATCGTATTTAATGCTGGAGACGATATTTCAAGTGCAAAAGACTTAAAAGAACTTAAAATTGGGGTTCAAAATGGAACGACAGGTCAAACAGCTGCTGAAAAAGTAGTCGGAGAAAATGCCGATAACATGTTGAAATATGAAACAACAGCAGTAGCTTTCATGGCTCTAGCAAATGGAGATGTGGATGCTGTCGTAACGGATAACGTCGTAGCAAATGAATATGTGAAAAATAATCCAGATGCGAATGTAGAAACGATAACAGATAAAGAAAACTTTGAAGCGGAGTTTTATGGCTGGATGTTCCCGAAAGACAGCAAAATAAAAGCAGATCTTGACGAAGCGTTAACTGCAGTTATTGAAAATGGGAAGTATCAAGAAATCTATAAAGAGTGGTTCGGTGTGGAGGCAGACACAGATGCTCTGCTAGAAGCGGCTACTGATTAA
- a CDS encoding BglG family transcription antiterminator yields the protein MNSRLTAILQELMASDTVVTSDHLARKVDVTSRTIRDDLKQLERLLLSNGASINSIRGKGYELEVQEEQEFRKFLQQTFQQKHDSEAFQPNLPEERVKYLIRRLLLAEGYLKLDDLSDEIHISKSTIQNDLKSVKEILKEYGIALEKRPNYGLKIKGSEVKLRFCMSEYIFDRSGEGSPNTALTSELSSLAGEKELSEIWKIIIEQIEENDITLSDIAINNLFVHIAIAYKRITSGYHVKLYKADLKEIITQKEYIVAKKIVQKAEQVLQVKFPPVEIAYIAIHLLGTKMITTSNMSEQEIGNVLEDEVYQLTIAVLDAIEERLHLGIRHDTELIMGLGLHLKPAINRYRYGMNIRNPMLEDIKVNYQVAFEAGIIAGLALEEHFGAKIDENEIGYLALHIGAAMERRKLESGPKRCLIVCASGMGSAQLLNYKVQAKFGSKIKVMGTTEFYKLNQVDFENVDFVISSIPIRESLPVPVIEVNTILGEGDLQKIEGFIQENQTSVSQYVKEGLVFLQKPLASTQEVLEYLVHQVMEKGLAEEGFLEAVLQRESMAPTSFGNSVAIPHPISPLTPQTFLAFCTLEKPIVWGDKKVQFVCLLSVEKESNEDFQNMYNMLGKIVDNNELVQRLLKAKTYTEFLRNLL from the coding sequence ATGAATTCACGTTTAACCGCTATATTACAAGAACTAATGGCATCTGATACAGTTGTAACCAGTGATCATTTAGCGAGAAAAGTAGATGTTACGTCTCGAACGATTCGTGATGATTTGAAGCAACTGGAGCGATTGCTCTTGTCTAATGGGGCTAGTATTAACTCTATCCGTGGGAAAGGGTATGAATTAGAAGTGCAGGAAGAGCAGGAGTTTCGTAAATTTTTACAACAGACCTTCCAGCAAAAGCATGATTCTGAAGCCTTTCAACCTAACTTACCGGAAGAAAGGGTAAAATACTTAATAAGACGACTTCTTTTGGCAGAAGGATACTTGAAGCTAGATGATTTGTCTGATGAGATCCATATTAGTAAATCAACGATTCAAAACGATTTAAAGAGTGTGAAAGAGATTTTAAAAGAGTACGGCATTGCATTAGAAAAACGACCTAACTACGGCTTGAAAATTAAAGGTAGTGAGGTAAAACTGAGATTCTGTATGTCTGAATATATTTTTGACCGAAGTGGAGAAGGTTCTCCTAACACGGCATTGACTAGTGAGTTATCCTCTTTAGCAGGTGAAAAGGAACTATCGGAGATATGGAAAATTATTATTGAACAGATTGAAGAAAACGATATTACGCTGTCTGATATCGCGATCAATAATCTATTTGTTCATATTGCCATCGCCTACAAGCGAATTACTTCGGGCTATCATGTGAAGCTCTATAAGGCAGACCTAAAAGAGATCATTACGCAAAAAGAATACATTGTAGCGAAGAAAATAGTTCAAAAAGCGGAGCAGGTGTTACAAGTTAAATTCCCGCCCGTAGAGATTGCCTACATCGCGATTCACTTACTTGGAACGAAGATGATTACAACCTCTAACATGAGTGAGCAAGAGATCGGGAATGTGTTAGAAGATGAAGTTTATCAATTGACAATCGCAGTGCTCGATGCGATTGAGGAACGATTGCATCTCGGGATTCGGCATGATACAGAGCTTATTATGGGACTTGGCTTGCATTTGAAGCCAGCGATTAACCGCTACAGATATGGCATGAACATTCGGAACCCGATGCTGGAAGATATTAAAGTGAATTACCAAGTAGCTTTTGAAGCGGGTATCATCGCCGGTTTAGCATTAGAAGAGCATTTTGGTGCGAAAATTGACGAAAATGAAATTGGCTACCTTGCCCTCCATATTGGGGCTGCGATGGAGCGGAGGAAACTAGAAAGTGGACCAAAGCGATGCCTTATTGTTTGTGCATCTGGAATGGGTAGTGCGCAATTATTAAATTATAAAGTTCAAGCTAAATTCGGTTCTAAAATTAAAGTAATGGGTACAACCGAATTTTATAAGTTAAATCAAGTAGATTTTGAAAATGTGGATTTCGTGATTAGCTCCATCCCTATTCGTGAATCTTTACCTGTTCCGGTTATTGAAGTGAATACGATCCTGGGCGAAGGAGATCTTCAAAAGATTGAAGGGTTCATTCAAGAAAACCAGACGAGTGTTTCTCAATATGTAAAAGAGGGCCTCGTATTCCTTCAAAAACCCCTTGCTTCTACACAAGAGGTATTAGAGTATTTAGTACATCAAGTGATGGAAAAGGGATTGGCGGAAGAAGGATTTTTGGAGGCTGTCCTCCAAAGAGAGTCGATGGCGCCGACCTCGTTCGGGAATAGCGTTGCGATTCCCCATCCAATAAGTCCATTAACGCCCCAAACATTCTTAGCCTTTTGTACACTTGAAAAACCAATTGTGTGGGGGGACAAGAAAGTTCAATTTGTCTGCTTACTGAGTGTGGAGAAAGAAAGTAATGAGGATTTTCAGAACATGTATAACATGCTCGGTAAAATCGTGGATAATAATGAATTAGTTCAACGACTGTTAAAAGCAAAAACCTATACAGAGTTTCTTCGTAATCTTCTTTGA
- a CDS encoding 6-phospho-beta-glucosidase → MGGIKVVTIGGGSSYTPELVEGFIKRYDELPIKELWLVDIPQGKEKLEIVGSLAKRMVQKAGIPMEIHLSLDRREALQGADFVTTQLRVGLLDARAKDERIPLKYGVIGQETNGPGGLFKGLRTIPVILDICKDMEELCPDAWLINFSNPAGMVTEAVLRYSNIKKTIGLCNVPVGMRMGVAEMLDVEPERVHIDFAGLNHMVYGLNVFLDGKLVTEKVLDILSSGASMTMENIVDLGWEPDFIKALRILPCPYHRYYYQTGKMLKQELEELEEKGTRAEVVQGLEAELFELYKNPTLDIKPPQLEKRGGAYYSDAACNLINSIYNDKKDIQPVNTRNNGAIASIPHDSAVEVNCVITKEGPKPIAVGDLPVAVRGLVQQIKSFERVAAEAAVTGDYHKALLAMTINPLVPSDTVAKEILDEMLEAHKEYLPQFFQKQEA, encoded by the coding sequence ATGGGTGGTATTAAAGTTGTAACGATTGGTGGAGGATCAAGTTATACACCAGAGCTTGTAGAAGGGTTTATTAAGAGATATGACGAGCTTCCAATTAAGGAGCTTTGGCTAGTAGATATCCCACAAGGAAAGGAAAAGCTAGAGATTGTTGGGTCATTAGCTAAACGTATGGTCCAAAAAGCTGGTATTCCAATGGAGATCCATTTATCTTTGGACCGAAGAGAAGCTTTGCAAGGGGCCGATTTTGTAACAACTCAACTTCGAGTAGGTTTGTTGGATGCACGAGCAAAGGATGAGCGGATCCCGTTAAAATACGGTGTAATAGGACAGGAAACGAATGGCCCAGGTGGTTTGTTTAAAGGGCTTAGAACGATTCCTGTTATTTTAGATATTTGTAAGGATATGGAGGAGCTATGCCCCGATGCTTGGTTAATTAACTTCTCTAATCCAGCTGGAATGGTGACAGAAGCAGTTCTTCGTTACAGTAATATCAAAAAAACGATTGGGCTATGTAACGTACCTGTTGGTATGCGGATGGGCGTTGCTGAAATGCTAGACGTGGAACCAGAGCGAGTTCATATTGATTTTGCTGGGTTAAATCATATGGTATATGGTCTAAACGTATTTTTGGATGGTAAACTAGTAACAGAAAAGGTACTTGATATCCTTTCTAGCGGGGCATCCATGACTATGGAAAATATTGTGGACTTAGGCTGGGAGCCTGATTTTATTAAAGCACTTCGCATTCTACCTTGTCCGTACCATCGTTACTACTACCAAACAGGTAAAATGCTGAAGCAAGAGCTAGAAGAGTTAGAGGAAAAAGGGACTCGTGCCGAAGTTGTTCAAGGATTAGAAGCAGAGTTGTTTGAACTTTATAAAAATCCAACGTTAGATATAAAACCCCCTCAATTAGAGAAAAGAGGCGGAGCCTATTACAGTGACGCAGCATGTAACTTAATTAATTCGATTTATAATGATAAAAAGGATATTCAACCTGTTAATACACGCAATAATGGTGCTATTGCGAGTATTCCGCATGATTCAGCTGTGGAAGTAAACTGTGTGATTACGAAAGAAGGACCAAAGCCGATTGCTGTTGGAGACTTGCCAGTTGCCGTTCGTGGACTCGTACAGCAGATCAAATCGTTCGAACGTGTGGCAGCAGAGGCTGCAGTTACAGGAGATTATCATAAAGCCTTATTGGCAATGACGATCAATCCACTTGTTCCTTCCGATACAGTTGCGAAGGAAATTTTAGATGAAATGCTAGAAGCTCATAAAGAATATTTACCACAATTTTTCCAAAAGCAAGAGGCTTAA
- a CDS encoding glycoside hydrolase family 1 protein, producing the protein MSITYKFPKGFWWGSATSATQIEGAAHEDGKGLNIWDHWYEQEPNRFFDEVGPQTTSNFYHTYKEDIARMKEIGHNSFRFSISWSRLIPGGQGEVNEKAVSFYNNVIDELLKQGIEPFANLFHFDMPLELQEIGGWENRKVVDLYVDFANKAFELFGDRVSKWFTFNEPIVPVEGGYLYDFHYPNIVDAKKAFQVAYNTMVANAKAIKTFRAHSIKDGKIGIILNLTPSYPRSQNPADLKAANLADLFFNRSFLDPAVLGEYPKELIEVLKEHGHLPTVEEGDKELFKENTIDILGVNYYQPRRVKAKESLPNPYGPFMPDWFFDNYEMPGRKMNPYRGWEIYEKGIYDIMINLKENYGNIESFISENGMGVQDEGRFLKDGRIEDDYRIDFIKGHLQWLHKAIEEGCNAKGYHLWTFMDNWSWMNAYKNRYGFFSVNVETKERTAKKSAYWIKEVSKNNGF; encoded by the coding sequence ATGTCTATCACTTATAAGTTTCCTAAAGGATTCTGGTGGGGAAGTGCAACATCTGCAACCCAAATTGAAGGAGCAGCTCACGAGGACGGAAAAGGACTAAATATTTGGGATCACTGGTATGAACAAGAACCAAATCGTTTTTTTGATGAAGTAGGTCCACAAACGACATCGAACTTCTATCACACATATAAAGAAGATATTGCCAGAATGAAAGAGATTGGTCATAACTCATTCCGTTTCTCTATCTCTTGGTCCCGCCTTATTCCAGGAGGACAAGGTGAGGTTAACGAGAAAGCAGTTTCGTTCTACAACAACGTAATCGATGAGCTATTGAAACAGGGAATTGAGCCGTTTGCGAACCTTTTCCACTTCGATATGCCGTTAGAATTACAGGAAATTGGCGGCTGGGAAAATCGTAAAGTAGTTGATTTATATGTGGATTTCGCAAACAAAGCATTTGAATTGTTCGGGGACCGTGTATCCAAGTGGTTTACGTTCAACGAACCAATCGTTCCGGTAGAGGGAGGATACTTGTATGACTTCCACTATCCAAACATCGTGGATGCGAAGAAAGCTTTCCAAGTTGCCTATAACACGATGGTGGCAAATGCAAAAGCAATTAAAACGTTCCGTGCGCATTCCATTAAGGATGGGAAAATCGGGATTATTTTAAACTTAACCCCTTCTTATCCTAGAAGCCAGAACCCAGCGGATTTAAAAGCAGCGAACTTAGCAGATCTATTCTTCAATCGTAGCTTCCTAGATCCAGCTGTACTAGGGGAATATCCTAAAGAATTAATCGAGGTGCTAAAAGAGCACGGTCACCTTCCAACTGTGGAAGAAGGAGATAAAGAGTTATTCAAAGAAAACACGATTGATATTCTTGGTGTGAATTATTACCAACCCCGTCGTGTGAAAGCAAAAGAAAGCTTACCGAATCCATATGGACCATTTATGCCAGATTGGTTCTTTGATAATTATGAAATGCCGGGAAGAAAAATGAATCCTTACCGTGGATGGGAAATCTACGAAAAAGGGATTTATGATATCATGATTAATCTGAAAGAAAACTACGGCAACATCGAATCATTCATTTCAGAAAACGGGATGGGTGTACAAGACGAGGGTCGTTTCTTGAAAGATGGTAGAATAGAAGATGATTACCGTATTGATTTTATAAAAGGCCACCTTCAATGGTTGCATAAGGCGATCGAAGAAGGCTGTAATGCTAAGGGTTATCATTTATGGACATTCATGGATAACTGGTCTTGGATGAATGCCTATAAGAATCGCTACGGATTCTTCTCTGTAAATGTAGAAACGAAAGAACGTACAGCAAAGAAAAGTGCCTACTGGATTAAAGAGGTATCTAAAAATAACGGATTTTAA
- a CDS encoding PTS lactose/cellobiose transporter subunit IIA — protein MDSITEIAFQIILYAGNGKSSAMEAIQEAKEGNFERADELIQEASEELGKSHEFQTKLLHKEANGEQNQINVILIHSQDHLMTAMTVRDLAVEIIEIYRNK, from the coding sequence ATGGATTCTATTACAGAAATAGCGTTTCAAATCATTCTTTATGCAGGTAATGGAAAATCTTCTGCTATGGAAGCAATCCAAGAGGCAAAAGAAGGCAACTTTGAACGAGCAGACGAATTAATTCAAGAAGCTAGTGAAGAATTAGGAAAATCTCATGAATTTCAAACAAAACTACTTCATAAAGAAGCGAATGGAGAGCAGAATCAAATCAATGTGATTTTGATTCATTCCCAAGATCACCTTATGACAGCTATGACCGTAAGAGATTTGGCTGTAGAGATTATTGAAATTTATCGCAACAAATAA
- the celB gene encoding PTS cellobiose transporter subunit IIC, translating to MNRFMEILENVLLPVADKLNNNRYLTALRNGFMVALPLIIFGSIFVVIANLPFLDKAISEDAYAAYQAALGPASAATLSIMGLFVIIGIGYKLVEHYKGEAIYGGVVAVASFLILTPQTIDFVTSEGATEAVGGVIPTSVLGAQGMFLGIFTAFIAAELYRFFTQKNLTIKMPAGVPDAVARSFSALIPIALTLTVFLVVRILFSFTKYDTVQNFIYTLIQAPLTELGSGLPATIIAVLLIQLFWFFGLHGQIIINSVFDPIWYALNDENLAAFQAGTDLPNVVTKQFIDTFIVGIGGSGMTLAVIIGIFLIGRSRQLKELGKLGAPAGIFNVNEPIIFGLPIIMNPLVLIPWLLAPVVVAIVTYIAMSTGMVPRPAGIIVPWTTPALLSGFLATGNNIMGAVMQAINIVIVFVIWWPFLKIMDKQYYENENKGSETKAS from the coding sequence ATGAACAGATTTATGGAAATATTGGAAAATGTTCTGTTACCTGTTGCGGATAAATTGAACAACAACCGTTACTTAACAGCATTACGGAACGGATTTATGGTAGCCTTACCATTAATCATCTTTGGTTCTATCTTTGTTGTAATCGCTAACTTGCCGTTTTTAGACAAAGCAATTAGCGAGGATGCTTATGCTGCTTATCAAGCTGCATTAGGACCGGCATCTGCTGCAACATTAAGTATTATGGGTCTCTTTGTTATTATAGGTATAGGGTATAAGTTGGTCGAGCATTACAAAGGTGAGGCTATCTATGGTGGGGTTGTTGCGGTTGCATCATTCTTAATCCTTACGCCACAAACGATTGATTTTGTGACATCTGAAGGAGCTACAGAAGCTGTGGGTGGAGTTATCCCAACATCTGTACTAGGTGCACAAGGTATGTTCTTAGGTATTTTTACAGCATTTATTGCAGCAGAATTATATCGATTCTTTACACAAAAGAACTTAACTATTAAGATGCCTGCAGGTGTTCCTGATGCAGTAGCTAGATCGTTTAGTGCACTTATTCCAATTGCTTTGACACTTACTGTATTCTTAGTGGTTAGAATTCTTTTCAGCTTTACAAAATATGATACCGTACAAAACTTTATTTACACATTAATCCAAGCTCCGTTAACAGAACTTGGTAGTGGATTACCAGCAACGATTATTGCGGTACTATTAATCCAATTATTCTGGTTCTTCGGATTACACGGACAAATCATTATCAACTCTGTATTTGATCCAATCTGGTATGCCTTGAATGATGAAAACCTTGCTGCATTCCAAGCTGGAACAGATCTTCCAAACGTTGTAACGAAGCAATTCATTGATACCTTTATCGTAGGTATTGGTGGTTCTGGTATGACATTAGCGGTTATTATCGGTATCTTCCTAATTGGTCGAAGTCGACAATTGAAAGAACTTGGTAAACTAGGTGCTCCGGCGGGTATCTTTAACGTTAACGAACCAATTATCTTTGGTTTACCAATTATCATGAACCCACTAGTGTTGATTCCTTGGTTATTAGCACCAGTAGTTGTAGCAATTGTTACGTATATTGCAATGTCAACAGGTATGGTTCCGCGACCAGCGGGTATTATCGTTCCGTGGACAACGCCGGCATTGCTAAGTGGATTCTTGGCTACAGGAAACAATATCATGGGTGCTGTAATGCAAGCCATTAACATTGTGATTGTATTCGTAATCTGGTGGCCATTCCTTAAAATCATGGATAAGCAATACTACGAAAACGAGAACAAAGGTAGCGAAACAAAAGCTAGTTAA
- a CDS encoding PTS sugar transporter subunit IIB — protein MKRILLACSAGMSTSLLVSKMKEAAEAKGIEAEIWAVAQDKAPSEMERADVLLIGPQMRFMKKKFAVTAEEVGIPLDIIDPMSYGRVDGEAVLNKALELIGE, from the coding sequence ATGAAACGTATATTACTAGCTTGTTCAGCAGGAATGTCTACAAGTCTTCTAGTTTCTAAAATGAAGGAAGCTGCTGAAGCAAAAGGAATAGAAGCAGAAATTTGGGCAGTAGCTCAAGATAAAGCACCATCCGAAATGGAAAGAGCAGATGTTCTTCTCATTGGACCTCAAATGAGATTTATGAAGAAGAAATTTGCTGTAACAGCAGAAGAAGTAGGAATTCCTCTCGATATCATTGATCCAATGTCTTACGGTCGTGTTGATGGGGAGGCTGTACTAAATAAAGCCTTAGAACTTATAGGCGAATAA
- a CDS encoding NAD(P)/FAD-dependent oxidoreductase translates to MFRMFDCVIVGGGIAGLQAAIQLGRYQHKVVVIDSSDGRSNLCRCYHNVLGFPNGVSGQELRNTGRRQAESLGVHFLKEKVEKVSKRKEGFEFKLSNQQFVHGKRLLFATGVKDRIPLLSEIKPCLGISVYVCPDCDGYEIKDKKALILGSGDVGANMALTLHYFSKDLTYINHERKPISESVKEELENKKIEYVNSPIRKVITEGSQLKKVMLEDNRVISANHAFVAFGGNKVNSELAEDLGVELYKNKHILVDQRKKMTNVEHVWAAGDVVAHSEQVTIAMGDGMQAAIWIHKTLLSTQ, encoded by the coding sequence ATGTTCAGAATGTTTGATTGCGTCATTGTCGGTGGAGGCATTGCAGGATTACAGGCTGCTATTCAGCTAGGAAGGTACCAACATAAAGTGGTTGTGATTGACTCAAGTGACGGTCGTTCTAATCTTTGTAGATGCTATCACAACGTGCTTGGTTTTCCAAATGGTGTGAGTGGACAAGAGTTGAGGAATACAGGTCGAAGGCAGGCAGAGAGTCTAGGCGTTCACTTTTTAAAGGAAAAGGTTGAGAAAGTAAGCAAACGGAAGGAAGGCTTTGAATTTAAGCTATCTAATCAACAATTTGTTCATGGTAAAAGGCTCCTTTTCGCAACAGGTGTTAAGGACAGAATTCCGTTGCTATCCGAAATAAAGCCGTGTCTAGGAATCAGTGTTTACGTATGTCCTGATTGCGATGGCTATGAAATCAAGGATAAGAAAGCATTAATATTAGGTTCTGGGGACGTTGGTGCAAATATGGCACTCACGCTACATTATTTTTCAAAGGATTTAACCTACATTAATCATGAGAGAAAACCTATAAGTGAATCGGTTAAGGAAGAGCTAGAGAATAAGAAAATCGAATATGTAAATAGTCCCATTAGGAAAGTTATAACAGAGGGATCGCAATTAAAGAAGGTTATGTTGGAGGACAACCGAGTAATCTCAGCAAATCATGCATTTGTTGCATTCGGGGGTAATAAGGTCAATTCAGAATTGGCAGAGGACCTAGGAGTAGAGCTATACAAAAACAAACATATCCTCGTAGATCAACGAAAGAAAATGACAAATGTAGAACATGTTTGGGCAGCAGGAGATGTAGTGGCACATTCCGAGCAAGTGACCATAGCAATGGGAGATGGAATGCAAGCAGCTATTTGGATACATAAAACGTTACTTTCGACTCAGTAA
- a CDS encoding AEC family transporter yields MGFISVLIPIFGIFAIGFIGKKVWKIEIKPISTMALYLMSPFLSFRTFYQNDLNMDYAYLGLFLFLLCLSLIVLSIIIGYVAKWDVRNTCGFILSSTFMNNGNYGVPLVLLVFGEKGLHYAVILMILQQLIMCTVGIYIAAKGGKGSVSPLKEVVKVPIIYGAILGIVFQAFDISIGDQLMTAVDMVASATIPTIMIVLGMQLASISLNKIEPVKLSLALMIKLVLAPVIAYGFTLFLPVDELIKDILILMAAMPTAANTTMYALQFNTKPAFVSSSTLTSTLLSIVTLPVILYIIM; encoded by the coding sequence ATGGGTTTTATTTCTGTTTTAATTCCTATATTCGGTATATTTGCGATTGGTTTTATCGGTAAAAAGGTTTGGAAGATAGAGATTAAGCCGATTTCGACGATGGCTTTGTATCTGATGTCTCCGTTTCTATCTTTTCGGACATTCTATCAAAATGATCTGAATATGGACTATGCGTATTTAGGTTTGTTTTTATTTCTTTTATGTTTAAGTTTAATTGTTCTTAGTATTATTATTGGTTATGTGGCGAAATGGGATGTAAGAAATACGTGTGGATTTATTCTCTCTTCTACGTTTATGAACAACGGAAACTACGGGGTGCCGCTTGTTTTGCTTGTGTTTGGTGAGAAAGGATTGCATTATGCCGTAATCCTAATGATTCTCCAACAACTGATTATGTGTACGGTTGGCATTTATATAGCGGCAAAAGGTGGAAAAGGAAGCGTATCCCCGTTGAAAGAAGTTGTAAAAGTTCCTATTATATACGGTGCTATTCTTGGAATCGTATTTCAGGCATTTGATATTTCCATAGGAGATCAATTAATGACTGCAGTCGATATGGTGGCCAGTGCCACGATTCCAACCATTATGATTGTGCTAGGGATGCAACTGGCTAGCATATCCCTGAATAAAATTGAACCTGTAAAGCTTTCTCTTGCTTTGATGATTAAACTAGTCCTTGCACCAGTCATTGCATATGGGTTTACCCTCTTTTTACCTGTGGATGAACTCATAAAAGATATTCTGATTTTGATGGCGGCAATGCCGACAGCAGCGAATACAACCATGTACGCACTACAGTTTAATACGAAGCCAGCCTTTGTTTCGAGTAGTACTTTGACGAGTACTTTGTTAAGTATCGTGACCTTGCCTGTTATTCTTTATATTATTATGTGA
- a CDS encoding threonine/serine exporter family protein, giving the protein MFAQLITSFIAAAGFGVLFNAPRRSLLHCGWIGMLGWILYYWLSAYQEVDEVPATLAAAFLVGVLSQHCARVFKTPIIIFDVSGIIPLVPGGLAYDAMRNFVENDYNAALQLAAKAFLISGAIAIGLVFSEVVNQLIRRRLRKPSQSIK; this is encoded by the coding sequence ATGTTTGCTCAATTAATAACGAGTTTTATTGCTGCTGCCGGTTTTGGGGTCCTCTTTAATGCCCCTAGACGGTCACTACTGCACTGTGGCTGGATTGGCATGCTTGGCTGGATTTTGTATTACTGGTTGAGTGCTTACCAGGAGGTTGATGAGGTTCCCGCAACTCTAGCTGCTGCTTTTCTCGTAGGGGTGCTTAGTCAACATTGCGCACGGGTATTTAAAACTCCTATCATTATTTTTGATGTTTCTGGCATTATTCCGTTAGTTCCGGGAGGCTTAGCCTACGATGCGATGAGAAATTTTGTGGAAAATGATTATAACGCTGCACTACAATTAGCAGCAAAAGCTTTTCTTATTTCGGGAGCGATTGCAATAGGACTTGTGTTTTCAGAGGTTGTTAATCAATTGATTAGAAGAAGGCTCAGGAAACCCTCCCAATCTATCAAGTAA
- a CDS encoding threonine/serine exporter family protein, with protein MDTYSEKDIVDICLLAGRIMLKSGAETHRVEDTMIRIAKAMGITDSQSYVTPTGILFSVAPTSNSYFSRISERSTDLHKVDLVNSVSRQLADKMVTAESARRELNQIEKASYAYPLWLQVIVAAFVSGCFTIMFDGSWYDFIPALIAGGVGFFAMNYFNRFIEIRFFSEFLASMFIGILAITFVWLQWGVEIDKIIIGSVMPLVPGLLITNAVRDLMVGHLVAGLSKGAEAFLTAFAIGAGIAVVLSFL; from the coding sequence ATGGATACATACAGTGAAAAAGACATCGTGGATATTTGTTTGCTGGCCGGTCGCATTATGCTAAAAAGTGGGGCGGAAACGCATCGGGTAGAAGATACGATGATACGAATTGCTAAAGCAATGGGCATTACAGATTCCCAAAGCTATGTAACGCCAACAGGTATCCTTTTTTCAGTAGCTCCTACCTCCAATTCCTACTTTAGTAGAATTTCCGAACGTTCGACGGACTTACATAAGGTGGATTTAGTGAATAGTGTTTCTCGTCAGCTCGCCGATAAAATGGTTACTGCGGAATCAGCTAGGAGAGAGCTTAACCAAATTGAAAAAGCGTCCTATGCCTATCCGCTATGGTTACAAGTGATCGTTGCAGCATTTGTGAGTGGCTGTTTCACCATTATGTTTGATGGAAGCTGGTATGATTTTATTCCTGCTCTTATTGCTGGAGGGGTAGGTTTTTTTGCGATGAACTATTTTAATCGTTTCATTGAGATACGGTTCTTCTCGGAGTTTTTAGCTTCCATGTTTATTGGTATTTTAGCAATTACCTTTGTTTGGCTGCAGTGGGGAGTGGAAATTGATAAGATTATTATCGGTTCTGTCATGCCATTAGTTCCCGGGCTATTAATTACAAATGCGGTACGGGACTTAATGGTAGGGCATCTTGTAGCAGGATTGTCTAAAGGGGCAGAAGCGTTTCTAACGGCATTTGCGATCGGAGCAGGTATTGCCGTTGTTTTATCATTCTTATAG